One window from the genome of Bacillus weihaiensis encodes:
- a CDS encoding 3-oxoacyl-ACP synthase yields MVSIGILATGLYIPDTFETGEEIAEKAGLPVKVVEDKLGIKRKPIPGLHDHTCEMGIKAARQALEEAGLTGKDIDLVIYIGEEYKEYPLWTAAIKTQEAIGAHHAWGFDTALRCGTTIMALKLAKSLMQTDDDLHTVLLAGGYRNGDLIDYKNERTRFMFNLGAGGGAILLQKGLKKNILLESHIMTDGSFSEDVVVTAGGTKKPITKEVLENGTYRLDVLDPVGMKKRLEQKSMDNFLKVVRKSLHKSGFKESDISYIAMLHMKKSAHEYVLNQLGLTGDQSIYLQNYGHIGQIDQIVSLRLAVEEGKIKQGDVVVLVSAGIGYAWGATTIIWGNGEMNE; encoded by the coding sequence ATGGTGAGCATTGGGATTTTAGCAACAGGTCTTTACATTCCGGATACGTTTGAGACAGGTGAGGAAATCGCGGAAAAAGCAGGATTACCAGTGAAGGTAGTCGAAGATAAATTAGGAATAAAAAGGAAGCCGATTCCAGGATTACATGATCACACATGTGAGATGGGGATTAAGGCAGCAAGGCAGGCGCTTGAAGAAGCGGGACTAACCGGGAAAGACATTGATTTAGTTATTTATATTGGAGAGGAGTACAAAGAATATCCCCTTTGGACTGCTGCGATTAAAACACAGGAAGCAATCGGAGCCCATCATGCATGGGGCTTTGATACGGCCTTACGCTGTGGTACCACCATTATGGCCCTTAAATTAGCTAAAAGCTTAATGCAAACAGATGACGATCTTCATACAGTTTTATTAGCTGGTGGATACAGAAATGGAGACCTCATTGATTATAAAAATGAACGAACACGCTTTATGTTTAACCTTGGAGCTGGTGGTGGTGCCATACTGCTTCAAAAAGGGTTGAAAAAGAATATTTTATTAGAATCTCATATTATGACAGATGGGTCTTTTTCAGAGGATGTGGTCGTTACAGCTGGTGGTACAAAAAAACCAATTACAAAGGAAGTTTTAGAAAATGGCACCTATCGCCTTGATGTGTTAGACCCCGTAGGAATGAAGAAAAGGCTAGAACAAAAATCCATGGATAATTTTTTAAAGGTTGTTCGGAAATCGCTTCATAAAAGTGGTTTCAAAGAAAGTGATATTAGCTACATTGCCATGCTGCATATGAAAAAGTCAGCTCATGAATATGTACTAAATCAACTAGGGCTAACTGGGGATCAGTCCATCTATTTACAGAATTATGGTCATATTGGGCAAATCGATCAAATCGTATCATTAAGATTAGCAGTAGAAGAGGGGAAAATTAAGCAAGGGGATGTAGTTGTACTTGTCTCGGCAGGAATTGGTTACGCGTGGGGAGCAACGACAATTATTTGGGGAAATGGGGAGATGAATGAATGA
- a CDS encoding alpha/beta fold hydrolase, whose translation MTLPTVQKAELSNGETLAYRKRDGGKETILLIHGNMTSSVHWDLFFETFPEQYTVIAVDLRGFGESTYHNRVRSIQDFSEDLFLFIQEVGLKDVTVIGWSTGGAVAMQLIADHPDFYKKLILLASASTRGYPFYGTKADGSADLSKRLQTIEEIEQDQSKTIPIQAAYDTNNREMLRAIWNALIYTKNQPDKERYEKYVDDMRTQRNLADVYHSLNTFNISSSGTNQVKDITRPVLVLRGDRDLVISKEMAEETVEDFGGHASFIELTDCGHSPLVDDLEQLNKTIIEFIEN comes from the coding sequence ATGACCTTGCCTACAGTTCAAAAGGCAGAGCTTTCTAACGGTGAAACACTGGCATATCGTAAGCGTGACGGTGGAAAGGAAACCATCTTGTTAATTCATGGGAATATGACCTCATCTGTTCATTGGGATCTTTTTTTTGAAACATTTCCTGAGCAGTACACAGTCATTGCGGTGGACTTAAGAGGCTTTGGAGAGTCGACCTATCATAACCGTGTTCGTTCCATTCAGGATTTCTCTGAAGATCTCTTTCTTTTTATTCAGGAGGTAGGCTTGAAAGATGTTACCGTAATCGGATGGTCTACAGGTGGAGCGGTGGCGATGCAGCTTATTGCAGATCATCCTGACTTCTATAAAAAACTTATTCTATTAGCTTCTGCGTCAACGAGAGGCTATCCATTTTACGGGACAAAGGCTGATGGCTCTGCAGACTTATCTAAGCGTTTACAAACAATTGAAGAAATTGAACAAGACCAAAGCAAGACGATTCCAATCCAAGCAGCCTATGATACAAATAACCGAGAGATGCTAAGAGCCATTTGGAATGCTCTTATTTACACAAAGAATCAACCAGATAAAGAGCGCTATGAGAAATATGTGGATGATATGAGAACGCAAAGAAACTTGGCGGATGTCTACCATTCTCTTAATACCTTTAACATCAGTTCATCAGGGACAAATCAAGTCAAGGATATTACACGACCAGTCTTAGTGTTGCGGGGAGATCGCGATCTTGTTATATCAAAGGAAATGGCAGAGGAAACGGTTGAAGATTTTGGTGGGCATGCGAGCTTTATCGAGCTTACTGATTGTGGACACTCACCACTTGTTGATGATTTAGAGCAGCTTAACAAAACAATCATTGAGTTTATTGAGAACTAA
- a CDS encoding branched-chain amino acid ABC transporter permease, protein MELFLNLSINGLSTGMLIFLLAAGLTLIFGLMDVLNFAHGGLFAFGAYSGVWVYATTGSFLAGIVGAILTGLILGFVTERFIVKPVYGNHVQQILITLGLMLVLSEMLKVIWGPNQLAAKAPSYLAGSWQLGDVTIIKYRAFIILVGFLVFGLVYFILRNTRIGLIVRAGVMNKEMVQALGINIKKVFMLVFMVGAAMASLGGILHAPYSGVIYAEMGMDFGILAFIVVVIGGMGSLTGSLFAAILVGLSGAFMTYYVPDLSLAVNMLLMAVVLVFRPQGLFGVKG, encoded by the coding sequence ATGGAGCTATTTTTAAATTTATCAATAAATGGATTATCAACGGGTATGTTAATTTTCTTATTGGCAGCTGGGTTAACGCTTATTTTTGGGTTAATGGATGTGTTGAATTTTGCACATGGTGGCTTATTTGCATTTGGAGCGTACAGTGGTGTGTGGGTTTATGCAACAACTGGTAGCTTTCTGGCAGGAATTGTTGGAGCGATTCTAACAGGGCTTATTCTAGGATTTGTGACAGAACGTTTTATTGTGAAGCCGGTGTATGGAAATCATGTACAGCAAATTCTCATTACACTTGGGTTGATGCTTGTTCTATCCGAAATGTTAAAGGTTATTTGGGGACCAAATCAATTAGCAGCAAAAGCACCTAGTTATCTAGCAGGAAGCTGGCAGCTAGGAGACGTGACGATCATTAAATATCGCGCATTTATTATTTTAGTAGGCTTCCTTGTTTTTGGTCTTGTTTATTTTATTCTTCGGAATACGAGAATTGGGTTAATTGTAAGAGCAGGTGTGATGAATAAAGAAATGGTGCAAGCGCTTGGAATAAATATTAAGAAGGTGTTTATGCTTGTGTTCATGGTTGGTGCGGCGATGGCTTCATTAGGTGGCATTCTTCACGCTCCGTATTCTGGTGTCATCTATGCCGAGATGGGAATGGATTTTGGGATTTTAGCCTTTATTGTGGTCGTTATTGGTGGTATGGGAAGCTTAACAGGCTCATTATTTGCAGCCATTCTTGTTGGATTATCTGGAGCCTTTATGACGTATTACGTGCCTGACCTGTCCTTAGCAGTCAATATGCTTTTAATGGCAGTTGTTTTAGTGTTTAGACCTCAGGGCTTATTTGGAGTAAAGGGGTGA
- a CDS encoding class I adenylate-forming enzyme family protein, which produces MVCGDWLRKRADLSPMNVALVDGTTKEKWTYKELHEQALRWAMFFQDKGLQQGDRVVVVAQNSPIFFEMMFACLKIGCVLTPLNWRLSEAEIREIALHAEPALMVLDDFSLQAFPTLQTLGFQWEPLNRVKEKINTQEFHGLIDESKPKDYLPWLMIYTGGTTGKPKGVVLTERAINWNAYNTIITWGLTEKDTTLTYMPMFHTGGINALSIPLLMAGGTVVVANKFSASEAIQLLHEYTCTIALFVPTMYHMIVEDPLFQKMPFSSMTAFLSGGAPCPHTIYEKFQQRNLPFKEGYGLTEAGPNNFSITPERAHTKVGSVGKPMLLNEVKIVNNEGLEVQTGEVGELIIKGNHMFTEYFRNEKATMETLRNGWLHTGDLAKQDHEGDYFIVGRKKEMIISGGENIYPLEIEQVLIAHPNVREATIIGVKDERWGERVIAYVSVKSPEVITVSTLIEHMRPSLASYKLPKEIVILHELPKTAVGKIDKKRLVESYKIGG; this is translated from the coding sequence ATGGTATGTGGTGATTGGTTAAGAAAACGAGCGGACCTTTCTCCAATGAATGTTGCATTAGTCGATGGAACAACTAAGGAGAAGTGGACATATAAAGAATTACATGAACAGGCTCTAAGGTGGGCAATGTTCTTTCAAGATAAAGGATTACAACAAGGAGACCGCGTTGTCGTTGTCGCCCAAAATTCACCTATTTTCTTTGAAATGATGTTTGCCTGTCTTAAAATCGGCTGTGTGCTCACTCCTTTAAATTGGCGATTGTCTGAGGCTGAGATAAGGGAGATTGCTTTGCATGCTGAGCCGGCTCTTATGGTACTCGATGATTTTTCACTGCAGGCTTTTCCTACTTTACAAACTCTGGGATTTCAATGGGAGCCTTTAAACCGTGTAAAGGAAAAAATCAATACACAGGAATTCCACGGCTTGATAGATGAATCAAAACCCAAGGATTACTTACCATGGCTCATGATCTATACTGGTGGCACCACAGGCAAGCCTAAAGGGGTGGTCCTAACAGAGCGTGCAATTAATTGGAATGCTTATAATACGATTATCACGTGGGGACTCACAGAAAAGGATACCACCTTAACCTATATGCCGATGTTTCATACTGGAGGAATTAATGCCTTATCGATCCCACTGTTGATGGCTGGAGGAACGGTTGTGGTGGCCAATAAATTTAGTGCCAGTGAAGCAATTCAACTTCTTCACGAATATACGTGTACCATCGCACTTTTTGTCCCAACGATGTATCACATGATTGTTGAAGATCCACTTTTTCAAAAAATGCCATTTTCTTCAATGACAGCTTTTTTATCTGGTGGTGCGCCTTGTCCCCATACGATTTATGAAAAATTCCAGCAAAGAAACCTGCCATTTAAAGAAGGATACGGCTTAACCGAGGCAGGTCCAAATAATTTCTCCATCACACCAGAGCGAGCTCATACCAAGGTGGGATCCGTTGGAAAACCAATGCTCCTTAATGAGGTGAAAATTGTAAACAATGAAGGGCTGGAGGTTCAAACAGGTGAGGTTGGAGAGCTAATCATTAAAGGAAATCACATGTTTACCGAGTACTTTAGAAATGAAAAAGCAACGATGGAGACCCTTCGTAACGGCTGGTTACATACAGGTGATTTAGCGAAACAGGATCATGAAGGAGATTACTTTATTGTCGGTCGAAAAAAAGAAATGATTATATCTGGTGGGGAAAATATTTATCCACTTGAAATTGAGCAAGTCTTAATTGCTCATCCAAACGTGAGGGAAGCAACTATAATAGGTGTGAAGGACGAAAGGTGGGGGGAGAGGGTTATCGCTTACGTAAGTGTAAAGTCACCTGAAGTAATCACCGTTTCTACGTTAATTGAACACATGCGACCTAGTCTCGCATCATATAAGCTACCAAAGGAAATTGTCATACTTCATGAACTTCCCAAAACAGCTGTAGGGAAAATAGATAAAAAACGTCTAGTAGAATCCTATAAAATAGGTGGATAA
- a CDS encoding ABC transporter ATP-binding protein — translation MAILETSDLTIAFGGQVAVDSVHLSIKEKSFTSIIGPNGAGKTTLFNLLSGQLKPTKGHIFFKGEEMTNLSPTKRTRKGMGRSFQITNVFPSLTVLENVRLAVQSQVGVRYQMLRHFSSYKKMTEEAYYLLERVMMEKKANTVASNLAHGEKRKLEIAMLLALQTDLLLLDEPTAGMSLEEVPAILDIIKEIKKSNERTILLIEHKMDMIMDLSDGIVVLFNGRKLAEGSPDEIMKNETVQTAYLGGLYDDNTA, via the coding sequence ATGGCGATTTTAGAAACAAGTGATTTAACAATTGCGTTTGGTGGTCAGGTAGCAGTTGATTCCGTTCATTTATCGATTAAAGAAAAATCGTTCACCTCCATCATCGGTCCAAATGGAGCTGGAAAAACCACACTATTTAATTTGTTAAGCGGCCAATTAAAGCCAACAAAGGGCCACATTTTCTTCAAGGGTGAGGAAATGACAAATTTATCCCCTACGAAACGAACACGAAAAGGAATGGGTCGATCCTTTCAAATTACAAATGTATTCCCTAGTTTAACCGTCCTTGAAAATGTCCGATTAGCTGTCCAATCACAAGTTGGAGTTCGTTATCAAATGCTAAGACATTTTTCTTCCTATAAAAAGATGACTGAGGAAGCGTATTACTTACTTGAGCGAGTCATGATGGAGAAAAAAGCCAATACAGTTGCGAGTAATCTAGCACATGGTGAAAAAAGGAAACTTGAGATAGCGATGCTTCTAGCCTTACAGACAGACCTGCTTCTCCTCGATGAACCAACAGCAGGAATGAGTCTTGAAGAAGTACCAGCTATTTTGGACATTATTAAAGAGATTAAAAAATCGAATGAGCGGACGATTTTACTCATTGAACACAAGATGGATATGATTATGGATTTGTCTGACGGCATAGTCGTTTTGTTTAATGGGAGAAAATTAGCAGAAGGTTCACCAGATGAGATTATGAAAAATGAAACGGTTCAAACGGCATATTTGGGAGGGTTGTATGATGACAACACTGCTTGA
- a CDS encoding branched-chain amino acid ABC transporter permease gives MKKTFQLSPILLIVCLGLLILFPFVYDSRSLMIMFTQIFIFAVFAMSYDLLLGYTGIVSFGHAMFFGIGAYSTGILLDRGDPTLMLLVVSIVLGMILAAIVSYLVGLLTLRLKSHFYAMLTLALAGLFLVMAEKWRTLTFGNDGFTFSVPDFVKDRLTFYLVCLAVMVVVFLLLKRLTNSPLGKVLVAVRENEARTQSLGYQTIHYKIIASVIAGVLASVAGSLYVLSLRFVNTSVFTMDVTLDALLMTIIGGVGTLVGPILGAGIIEVSHHWLSELGKTYPIFERWIIFFGILYILAVMFFPAGIVGTLRGKKWKKKKQEQSNKEKEIAG, from the coding sequence ATGAAGAAAACTTTTCAATTAAGTCCAATTCTCTTAATCGTATGTCTAGGATTATTGATTCTGTTTCCATTTGTATATGATTCTAGAAGTTTAATGATTATGTTTACGCAGATCTTCATTTTTGCCGTTTTTGCCATGAGCTATGATTTGTTACTAGGCTATACAGGAATTGTTTCCTTTGGGCACGCGATGTTCTTTGGGATTGGGGCTTATTCAACTGGAATCCTTTTAGATAGAGGGGATCCAACTTTGATGCTCCTTGTCGTATCGATTGTACTAGGTATGATCCTTGCTGCGATTGTTAGTTATTTAGTAGGGCTGTTAACGCTTCGTTTAAAAAGTCATTTTTATGCGATGCTTACTCTTGCTTTAGCTGGATTGTTTTTAGTTATGGCTGAAAAATGGAGAACGTTAACGTTTGGTAATGATGGATTTACGTTTAGCGTCCCAGACTTTGTGAAGGATCGGTTAACCTTTTACCTCGTTTGCTTAGCGGTCATGGTGGTTGTGTTCTTGCTTTTAAAACGTTTAACAAATTCTCCGTTAGGTAAGGTGCTAGTGGCAGTGCGGGAAAATGAAGCGCGCACACAATCCTTAGGCTATCAAACCATTCACTACAAAATTATTGCAAGCGTCATAGCGGGTGTCCTTGCAAGTGTAGCTGGATCACTATACGTTTTATCTTTGCGATTTGTAAATACAAGTGTATTCACAATGGATGTGACATTGGATGCGTTACTTATGACGATTATAGGTGGCGTCGGGACGCTTGTTGGTCCGATTTTAGGGGCTGGAATTATTGAAGTCTCACATCACTGGCTGTCAGAGCTAGGGAAAACCTATCCAATTTTTGAACGCTGGATCATTTTCTTTGGCATTTTATATATTCTTGCCGTTATGTTTTTCCCAGCTGGAATTGTTGGTACATTACGAGGGAAGAAATGGAAAAAGAAAAAACAAGAGCAAAGCAATAAAGAGAAAGAAATCGCAGGTTAA
- the fabG gene encoding 3-oxoacyl-ACP reductase FabG, producing MRLQDKVAVITGGANGIGFSATESFAKEGAKVAMLDFDEKTGHEKAEELSSQGYEVAFFQVDVSNEENVHAVMERIAGKWGKIDILINNAGITRDGMLHKLASSDFQKVLDVNVNGVFYCTQAAVPYLVKQGKGKIINTSSVSGTYGNVGQTNYAAAKAAVIGMTKTWAKELGRKGINVNAVAPGFTETSMVASVPEKVIQQMVAMVPMQRLGKPEDIANAYLFLASDESDYVNGTVLHVDGGIMM from the coding sequence ATGAGATTACAAGACAAAGTAGCGGTTATTACAGGGGGAGCCAATGGAATAGGCTTCTCTGCAACAGAGAGCTTTGCCAAAGAAGGGGCAAAAGTAGCGATGCTGGATTTCGATGAGAAAACGGGGCATGAAAAAGCCGAGGAGCTCTCCTCACAAGGCTATGAGGTAGCGTTCTTTCAAGTTGATGTATCCAATGAGGAAAATGTACATGCCGTTATGGAAAGGATTGCAGGTAAATGGGGGAAAATTGACATCCTCATCAATAATGCTGGAATTACAAGAGATGGCATGCTTCATAAGCTTGCTTCAAGTGATTTTCAAAAAGTGTTAGATGTAAATGTAAACGGTGTCTTTTACTGTACGCAAGCAGCAGTTCCTTACTTAGTGAAGCAAGGGAAAGGGAAGATAATCAATACCTCCTCTGTTAGTGGTACGTATGGAAATGTCGGTCAAACTAATTATGCAGCTGCAAAAGCCGCCGTTATCGGCATGACCAAAACATGGGCAAAGGAGCTAGGCAGAAAAGGGATTAATGTAAATGCAGTAGCTCCAGGCTTTACCGAAACATCAATGGTCGCATCAGTCCCTGAAAAAGTCATCCAGCAAATGGTCGCCATGGTCCCAATGCAACGACTAGGAAAGCCAGAAGACATAGCGAATGCTTACCTATTCCTAGCATCTGACGAATCCGACTACGTCAACGGCACGGTCCTGCATGTAGACGGCGGAATTATGATGTGA
- a CDS encoding ABC transporter ATP-binding protein: MTTLLDVTDIQTYIGQYHILQGVSFTVKKGEVTVLLGRNGAGKTTTLRSIMGLNPVSEGRVTFNKEEIQRLAPYEIARKGIGFVPEDQGVFGGLTVEENIKVAMQNQDDATKARLDKVLDLFPDLKKYWKKQGGFLSGGQKQMLSIARAYINHNDLLLIDEPSKGLAPIVVEKVMESIHEMKEQTTIVLVEQNFRMAMGVGDTFYIIDDGRSVGTGRIDELAENEELKRKYLGIA; the protein is encoded by the coding sequence ATGACAACACTGCTTGATGTTACAGATATTCAAACATATATTGGTCAATACCATATTCTTCAAGGTGTTTCGTTTACAGTGAAAAAAGGAGAAGTAACGGTTTTACTAGGACGAAATGGTGCTGGAAAAACGACGACACTTCGATCGATCATGGGGCTAAATCCTGTATCGGAAGGAAGGGTTACATTTAATAAAGAAGAGATTCAAAGATTAGCACCATATGAAATTGCGAGGAAGGGAATTGGGTTTGTCCCAGAGGATCAAGGAGTATTTGGCGGATTAACGGTTGAAGAAAATATAAAGGTTGCGATGCAAAATCAGGATGATGCAACGAAGGCTAGATTAGATAAAGTATTAGATTTATTTCCTGATTTAAAGAAGTATTGGAAAAAGCAGGGCGGGTTCTTAAGTGGTGGCCAAAAGCAAATGCTATCGATTGCAAGAGCCTACATTAACCATAATGATTTACTTCTAATTGATGAACCAAGTAAAGGGCTAGCGCCAATTGTGGTGGAGAAGGTAATGGAGTCTATTCATGAAATGAAGGAGCAGACCACCATTGTATTGGTTGAACAAAATTTCCGCATGGCCATGGGTGTTGGCGATACGTTTTATATTATTGATGACGGACGGAGTGTGGGGACTGGACGGATTGATGAGCTTGCTGAGAATGAGGAATTAAAACGTAAGTATCTTGGGATTGCTTAA
- a CDS encoding substrate-binding domain-containing protein, with protein MKSLSLRWSFLSVLLAGTMVFSAACSNSESSSGDEKPKDEGTPEASEQETVKIGVLASLTGALESYGLQTKQGFELGLDYATDGTMEVAGKKIEVVFEDTETKPEVAVQKATKLLEEDEVDFLVGSSSSGDTLAVLPLAEEYEKIMVVEPAVADSITGSEFNPFVFRTARNSSQDAIAGAAAIAGDGVKIATLAPDYSFGIDGVTAFKEAAEKLGADIVLEEYADPAATDFTANIQKIIESKPDYLFVIWAGANSPWNQISDMKLQEKGIKISTGAPDIAALATMEPLIGMEGFSVYYHGLPTNDINDWLVKEHQARYDGTIPDLFTPGGMSAAISIVEALKKSEGDTDGNALIDVMEGMSFETPKGTMTFRAEDHQALQTMYAIKLEKQDGVDYPVPVLVRELAPEETAPPVRN; from the coding sequence ATGAAATCTCTATCTTTACGTTGGTCATTTTTATCAGTCTTACTTGCTGGAACGATGGTTTTTTCGGCTGCATGTAGCAATAGTGAATCATCATCAGGTGATGAGAAGCCAAAGGATGAGGGGACTCCGGAAGCATCTGAGCAGGAAACGGTTAAAATCGGTGTTCTTGCTTCATTAACAGGTGCTCTTGAATCCTATGGTCTACAAACGAAGCAAGGCTTTGAATTAGGTCTCGATTATGCAACTGACGGAACTATGGAGGTTGCAGGTAAGAAGATTGAAGTGGTGTTTGAAGACACGGAAACAAAGCCGGAAGTGGCTGTTCAAAAGGCAACGAAGCTTTTAGAAGAGGATGAAGTTGATTTTCTAGTTGGCTCATCAAGCTCAGGGGATACGTTAGCGGTTCTACCTTTAGCAGAGGAATACGAAAAAATTATGGTTGTAGAACCTGCGGTAGCGGATAGTATTACTGGCTCCGAATTTAATCCATTTGTTTTCCGTACAGCACGTAACTCCTCGCAGGATGCCATTGCTGGTGCTGCTGCCATTGCTGGTGACGGAGTGAAAATTGCCACGCTTGCTCCAGATTATTCTTTCGGAATCGATGGAGTGACAGCGTTTAAGGAAGCCGCTGAGAAGCTAGGTGCTGACATAGTCCTTGAAGAATACGCGGACCCAGCAGCAACAGATTTTACAGCGAACATTCAAAAGATTATTGAATCAAAGCCAGATTATTTATTTGTTATTTGGGCAGGTGCAAATTCACCTTGGAATCAAATTAGCGACATGAAGCTACAGGAAAAAGGGATCAAAATTTCAACAGGTGCTCCTGATATTGCAGCATTAGCCACGATGGAGCCACTGATTGGAATGGAAGGTTTCTCTGTTTACTATCACGGACTTCCAACAAATGATATTAATGATTGGCTCGTTAAGGAGCATCAAGCTCGTTATGATGGCACAATCCCTGATTTATTTACACCAGGTGGAATGAGTGCGGCGATTTCAATTGTAGAAGCTCTCAAGAAGTCTGAGGGTGATACAGATGGAAATGCCCTAATTGATGTGATGGAAGGGATGAGCTTTGAAACTCCGAAAGGCACAATGACATTCCGTGCAGAGGATCATCAAGCCCTTCAAACGATGTATGCGATTAAGCTTGAAAAGCAAGACGGTGTTGATTATCCAGTTCCTGTATTGGTTCGAGAATTAGCACCAGAAGAAACGGCACCACCTGTTCGTAACTAG